The proteins below come from a single Fusibacter sp. A1 genomic window:
- the gdhA gene encoding NADP-specific glutamate dehydrogenase, whose protein sequence is MTYLNEVFERIQKRNSNEAEFLQAVEEVFESLAPVIEKHPEFVEANILDRITEPERQILFRVPWADDNGKIHVNRGFRVQFNGAIGPYKGGLRFHPSVYLGIVKFLGFEQIFKNSLTGLPIGGGKGGADFDPKGKSDAEIMRFCQSFMTELYRHIGPDVDVPAGDIGVGGREIGYLYGQYRRLRGAFENGVLTGKGLGYGGSLVRTEATGFGLMYFVEEMLRYNNIDIKGKTIAMSGSGNVAIYATKKAHEMGAKVVTVSDSTGWVYDANGINLDTLKQIKEVDRKRISEYVKYHPEAKYTEGRGVWQVKCDIALPCATQNDIHLEDAKSLVENGCIAVGEGANMPTTNEALKYLLDNKMFVAPAKAANAGGVATSALEMSQNSMRYSWTFEEVDAKLKNIMINIHTAAATASEEYGFGYNVVAGSNIAGFLKVANAMIQQGNY, encoded by the coding sequence ATGACGTACTTAAATGAAGTATTTGAACGAATTCAAAAAAGAAATTCAAACGAAGCTGAATTTCTGCAAGCTGTTGAAGAAGTATTTGAATCATTAGCACCAGTAATTGAAAAGCATCCTGAATTTGTAGAAGCAAATATCCTTGATAGAATCACAGAGCCAGAGAGACAAATTCTATTTAGAGTTCCTTGGGCGGATGACAATGGCAAGATTCATGTAAACCGTGGTTTCCGTGTACAATTCAATGGCGCTATCGGACCCTATAAAGGTGGATTACGTTTCCATCCATCCGTTTATCTTGGAATCGTCAAGTTCCTAGGTTTCGAGCAGATATTCAAGAATTCACTTACCGGTCTGCCTATCGGCGGTGGTAAAGGTGGAGCTGATTTTGACCCTAAAGGAAAATCAGACGCTGAGATCATGAGATTCTGCCAAAGTTTCATGACAGAGCTTTACAGACATATCGGTCCTGATGTGGATGTTCCTGCTGGCGACATCGGTGTCGGCGGTCGTGAGATAGGTTACTTGTACGGTCAATATAGACGTCTTAGAGGTGCTTTCGAAAATGGCGTGTTGACGGGTAAGGGCCTTGGTTATGGTGGCTCGCTCGTTAGAACTGAAGCGACTGGCTTTGGTCTGATGTACTTTGTTGAAGAAATGCTCAGATATAACAATATAGATATCAAAGGTAAGACAATCGCTATGTCAGGTTCTGGCAACGTGGCAATCTACGCTACAAAAAAAGCGCACGAAATGGGCGCGAAGGTTGTAACGGTATCTGACTCTACAGGTTGGGTTTATGACGCTAACGGTATCAACCTTGATACGCTAAAGCAAATTAAAGAAGTAGACCGTAAGAGAATCAGCGAGTATGTCAAATACCATCCAGAAGCGAAATACACGGAAGGCCGTGGAGTATGGCAAGTAAAATGCGACATCGCGCTTCCTTGTGCGACCCAAAACGATATCCATTTGGAAGATGCCAAATCACTTGTTGAAAACGGCTGTATCGCAGTAGGCGAAGGCGCCAACATGCCAACGACCAATGAAGCCCTTAAATACCTGTTGGATAACAAAATGTTCGTAGCTCCTGCAAAAGCGGCTAACGCCGGTGGTGTTGCCACATCTGCACTTGAAATGTCTCAAAACTCCATGAGATACTCTTGGACATTTGAAGAAGTAGATGCGAAACTGAAGAACATCATGATCAACATCCACACAGCAGCGGCGACAGCTTCTGAAGAATACGGATTCGGATACAACGTAGTTGCCGGTTCAAACATCGCAGGCTTCCTAAAAGTAGCCAACGCAATGATCCAACAAGGTAATTACTAA
- a CDS encoding GerMN domain-containing protein yields MKSQFRFIITIALMMLLIFYTVGRVSTVVYINKEAGISPSPSTFKINTSIFYVNREEMLVAEEKAITINSNELVEAVLTELKMGPTDEKLFGVIDEGVRILSSEIVNKKLYLNLSGELVNSTFWQRGYHEVVLYSIVNSLTQFDNIERIQIKVEGKDINAYLDAKHTIADLSYNDTLIFREPATPRDVVQTFLNYVMIERYDLAFNMTTASASDDFTKDDFKSEMSSYRNQKQSYEATQPFVKRNGTNLSVIINYEYIDRTRNITYDGGTEEWFLLEESDDLFKVIWPRSDY; encoded by the coding sequence ATGAAAAGTCAATTCAGATTTATCATCACTATCGCCTTAATGATGCTTTTGATCTTTTATACGGTGGGCCGTGTCAGTACAGTAGTCTATATCAATAAGGAGGCTGGAATTTCTCCGTCGCCTTCGACATTCAAGATAAACACTTCCATATTTTATGTCAACCGTGAAGAGATGCTTGTAGCAGAAGAAAAAGCCATTACGATCAATAGCAATGAACTCGTAGAAGCCGTATTGACAGAACTTAAAATGGGTCCTACGGATGAAAAGCTATTTGGGGTCATCGACGAGGGAGTAAGAATTCTGTCGAGTGAAATCGTTAATAAGAAGCTTTATCTGAACTTGAGCGGTGAGCTTGTCAATTCGACATTTTGGCAACGAGGCTATCATGAGGTGGTGCTTTACTCAATCGTTAACTCTCTCACACAGTTTGATAACATTGAACGGATTCAAATCAAGGTTGAGGGCAAGGATATCAACGCCTATCTTGATGCTAAGCATACGATTGCTGATTTATCCTACAATGATACCTTGATCTTCAGAGAACCTGCGACTCCTAGGGATGTTGTTCAGACCTTTCTCAACTATGTGATGATTGAACGTTATGACCTTGCTTTCAATATGACTACGGCCAGTGCCAGCGATGATTTCACCAAAGATGATTTTAAGTCCGAGATGAGCAGTTATAGAAATCAGAAGCAGTCATATGAAGCGACTCAGCCCTTTGTTAAGAGAAATGGTACAAATCTAAGTGTGATTATCAATTACGAGTATATCGATCGAACTCGCAATATCACATACGATGGCGGTACTGAAGAGTGGTTTTTACTTGAGGAAAGTGATGATCTGTTCAAAGTCATCTGGCCAAGATCTGATTATTAA